The Allofrancisella frigidaquae genome has a segment encoding these proteins:
- the trpR gene encoding trp operon repressor, with the protein MNTIKDGWQQLVSILSENTDPQDISVICDFLLTKEEKEQLSKRVLLTKELIKKSKSQREISKEIGISICTVTRCSNALKDCPTRVKEIFSKNIKK; encoded by the coding sequence ATGAACACAATTAAAGATGGTTGGCAACAACTGGTTAGTATTTTATCAGAAAATACAGATCCACAAGATATTAGTGTAATTTGTGATTTTTTATTAACAAAAGAAGAGAAAGAACAGTTAAGTAAGAGAGTTCTTTTAACTAAAGAGCTTATAAAGAAATCTAAATCTCAAAGAGAAATTTCTAAAGAAATAGGTATTAGTATTTGTACAGTTACTAGGTGTTCTAATGCTTTAAAAGATTGCCCTACAAGAGTAAAAGAAATATTTAGTAAAAATATTAAAAAATAG
- a CDS encoding anthranilate synthase component 1 — protein sequence MSVKEPKKFLASLVYSIDYQEDLNKCFANSCIGKKNNILLESAEINTKDRLKSILVIDSALRISCIANKVVIKALSKNGEYAIKSIAKNLKKNVNHNYASENQLILDFEKNKSINLDEHQKLKQNSVFDALRLIKDSFEITNGYSVFLSGLFAYDLVGNFEDIGKVERKNKCPDYVFYLAETILVSDHQQKKSFIQANSFDKKIQSQLDKSLEEIKKSLKHDFQTQVTKIKNLETQTSINDREFCNVVDQLKTHIVNGDIFQVVPSRSFYLPCQNSLEVYRELKRTNPSPYMFYMQDEDFILFGASPESALKYETKTNQVEIYPIAGTRRRGKNEDGSINHDLDSRIELELRLDTKENAEHMMLVDLARNDIARISKTGTRFLADLLKVDRYSHVMHLVSRVVGQLADDLDALHAYQACMNMGTLTGAPKIKAMQLISEVEQQTRGSYGGAVGYINGYGDLDSCIVIRSAYVESSIAEIQAGAGVVLDSIPIAEADETRTKAQAVISAIKNVHGEAHG from the coding sequence ATGTCAGTTAAAGAGCCAAAAAAATTTTTAGCATCACTTGTTTACAGTATAGATTACCAAGAGGATTTGAATAAATGTTTTGCTAATAGTTGTATTGGTAAAAAAAATAACATTTTATTAGAATCTGCAGAAATAAATACTAAGGATAGATTAAAAAGCATTTTGGTAATAGACAGTGCTTTAAGAATATCGTGTATAGCTAATAAAGTAGTTATAAAAGCTTTGTCAAAAAATGGCGAATATGCAATAAAATCTATAGCTAAAAATCTAAAAAAGAATGTTAATCACAATTACGCCTCAGAAAATCAATTAATATTGGATTTTGAAAAAAATAAATCTATTAATTTGGATGAGCATCAAAAACTTAAGCAAAATTCTGTATTTGACGCTCTAAGGTTAATAAAGGATAGTTTTGAAATAACTAATGGATATAGTGTGTTTTTATCTGGGTTATTTGCCTATGATTTAGTAGGAAATTTTGAAGATATAGGTAAAGTAGAAAGAAAGAATAAATGCCCTGACTACGTTTTTTATTTAGCGGAAACTATTTTAGTTAGTGACCATCAGCAAAAAAAATCATTTATTCAGGCAAATAGTTTTGATAAAAAAATACAAAGTCAATTGGATAAAAGTCTTGAAGAAATAAAGAAAAGTCTTAAACACGATTTTCAAACACAAGTAACTAAAATAAAAAATTTAGAAACACAAACATCTATAAATGACAGGGAATTTTGTAATGTGGTAGATCAATTAAAAACTCATATTGTTAATGGCGATATATTTCAAGTAGTTCCATCGAGAAGTTTTTATTTGCCATGTCAAAACTCTTTAGAAGTTTATAGAGAACTTAAACGTACAAACCCTAGTCCATACATGTTTTACATGCAAGATGAAGATTTTATATTATTTGGAGCATCTCCAGAAAGTGCTTTAAAATATGAAACTAAAACTAACCAAGTAGAGATATACCCTATAGCAGGTACTCGCCGCAGAGGTAAAAATGAAGATGGCAGTATAAATCATGATTTAGATAGCCGTATAGAGTTAGAGCTTAGGTTAGATACTAAAGAAAATGCTGAGCATATGATGCTAGTTGATTTAGCAAGAAATGATATTGCTAGAATATCTAAGACAGGTACACGTTTTTTAGCTGATTTATTGAAAGTAGATAGATATAGCCATGTAATGCATCTGGTATCTAGAGTAGTTGGGCAATTAGCTGATGATTTAGATGCTTTACACGCCTACCAAGCATGTATGAATATGGGTACCCTTACTGGCGCTCCTAAAATAAAGGCCATGCAGCTAATATCTGAAGTTGAACAGCAAACAAGAGGTAGCTATGGTGGAGCTGTTGGATATATAAATGGCTATGGTGATTTAGATAGTTGTATAGTTATTCGTTCAGCTTACGTTGAAAGTAGTATTGCTGAGATCCAAGCAGGAGCTGGTGTTGTTTTAGATTCTATACCAATAGCAGAAGCTGATGAAACAAGGACTAAAGCACAAGCAGTAATATCAGCTATTAAAAATGTACATGGAGAAGCACATGGCTAA